One segment of Neobacillus endophyticus DNA contains the following:
- a CDS encoding alpha-ketoacid dehydrogenase subunit beta has translation MAVISYIDAVTMAIREEMERDPKVFVLGEDVGKKGGVFKATQGLYEQFGEERVIDAPLAESAIAGVGIGAAMYGMRPIAEMQFADFIMPAVNQIISEAAKIRYRSNNDWDCPIVIRAPYGGGVHGALYHSQSVEAVFANQPGLKIVMPSTPYDVKGLLKAAIRDNDPVIFFEHKRAYRLIKGEVPAEDYTLPIGKADVKREGEDITVITYGLCVHFALQAAEKLAKDGISAHILDLRTVYPLDKEAIIEAASKTGKVLLVTEDTKEGSIMSEVAAIIAENCLFELDAPIKRLAGPDIPAMPYSPTMEKFFMVNPEKVEKAMRELAEF, from the coding sequence ATGGCTGTAATTTCTTATATTGATGCTGTAACAATGGCCATTCGTGAAGAAATGGAACGGGATCCTAAGGTGTTTGTCCTTGGGGAAGACGTAGGGAAAAAGGGCGGAGTTTTTAAAGCTACACAAGGATTATATGAACAATTTGGTGAAGAGCGGGTCATTGATGCACCGCTTGCTGAATCTGCCATTGCTGGGGTAGGCATTGGGGCAGCCATGTATGGCATGCGACCGATTGCTGAAATGCAATTTGCTGATTTTATTATGCCTGCAGTGAATCAAATTATATCCGAAGCAGCAAAAATTCGCTATCGTTCCAATAATGATTGGGACTGTCCAATCGTGATCCGGGCTCCTTACGGCGGAGGTGTTCATGGAGCACTTTACCATTCTCAATCAGTAGAAGCGGTATTTGCCAACCAGCCGGGACTGAAAATTGTCATGCCATCCACTCCTTATGATGTGAAAGGGTTGTTAAAAGCAGCAATCCGCGATAATGACCCTGTGATTTTCTTCGAGCATAAACGAGCATATAGGTTAATTAAAGGGGAAGTTCCTGCAGAGGATTATACGCTGCCAATCGGTAAAGCTGATGTAAAGCGTGAAGGAGAAGACATTACGGTCATTACTTATGGCCTTTGTGTTCATTTTGCCCTTCAAGCTGCAGAGAAATTAGCCAAAGACGGAATTTCAGCTCATATTCTCGATTTACGGACCGTCTATCCGCTTGATAAAGAAGCGATCATTGAAGCTGCCTCTAAGACAGGGAAGGTGCTGCTTGTTACGGAAGATACAAAAGAAGGCAGCATCATGAGTGAGGTTGCGGCTATTATTGCGGAGAATTGTTTATTTGAATTGGATGCTCCGATTAAAAGGCTGGCAGGACCTGATATTCCGGCAATGCCATATTCACCTACTATGGAAAAATTCTTTATGGTCAATCCAGAAAAGGTTGAAAAAGCAATGCGGGAATTAGCTGAATTCTAA
- a CDS encoding thiamine pyrophosphate-dependent dehydrogenase E1 component subunit alpha, with product MAEKRHKALGLSDEKVLEMYETMLLARRIDERMWLLNRAGKIPFVISCQGQEAAQVGAAFAMDREKDYVCPYYRDMGVVLTFGMTPKELMLSGFAKAEDPNSGGRQMPGHFGQKKNRIVTGSSPVTTQVPHAVGVALAGKMEKKDFVAFVSFGEGSSNQGDFHEGANFAGVHKLPVIFLCENNKYAISVPVEKQLACEKVSDRAIGYGMPGYTVDGNDPLEVYKVVKEAVERGRRGEGPTLIETVSYRLTPHSSDDDDRSYRAPDEVAKAKTHDPIITFGAYLKETGVLNDEMEKEINDRVMKSVNEATDYAENAPYSAPEDALKYVYADK from the coding sequence ATGGCAGAAAAGCGTCATAAAGCTTTAGGTTTAAGCGATGAAAAAGTATTAGAAATGTATGAAACGATGCTTTTGGCCCGCCGTATTGATGAACGGATGTGGCTGTTAAACCGTGCAGGTAAAATTCCATTTGTTATCTCATGTCAAGGACAGGAGGCTGCTCAAGTTGGTGCAGCGTTTGCTATGGATCGTGAAAAGGATTATGTTTGTCCTTACTATCGTGACATGGGAGTCGTATTAACCTTTGGAATGACTCCAAAGGAACTTATGCTTTCTGGCTTTGCTAAGGCAGAGGATCCCAATTCTGGAGGACGACAAATGCCTGGGCATTTTGGCCAAAAGAAGAATCGAATTGTAACGGGTTCATCTCCGGTAACGACACAGGTGCCTCATGCAGTAGGTGTAGCCCTTGCAGGGAAAATGGAAAAAAAGGATTTTGTAGCATTCGTATCATTTGGAGAAGGCTCTTCAAACCAAGGGGATTTCCACGAAGGAGCCAACTTTGCCGGTGTCCATAAACTTCCGGTCATTTTTCTGTGTGAGAATAATAAATATGCTATTTCCGTTCCTGTTGAAAAGCAGCTGGCCTGTGAAAAAGTATCTGATCGGGCCATTGGCTATGGAATGCCGGGTTATACCGTAGACGGAAATGATCCATTAGAAGTTTACAAAGTGGTGAAAGAAGCTGTAGAACGTGGTCGGCGCGGAGAAGGCCCGACACTGATTGAAACAGTTTCCTATCGTTTAACACCGCATTCATCTGATGATGATGATCGTTCGTACCGGGCTCCAGACGAGGTGGCGAAAGCGAAAACGCATGATCCAATCATCACGTTTGGCGCCTATTTAAAAGAAACAGGTGTATTGAATGATGAAATGGAAAAAGAAATTAATGACCGTGTAATGAAATCGGTAAATGAAGCCACTGACTATGCAGAAAATGCTCCATATTCAGCGCCTGAAGATGCGCTTAAATATGTGTATGCGGATAAGTAA
- the lpdA gene encoding dihydrolipoyl dehydrogenase, translated as MAQEYDVVILGGGTGGYVAAIRASQLGLKTAIVEKGKLGGTCLHQGCIPSKALLRSAEVFATAKRSEDFGVITGEVAVNFGKVQDRKNKIIDTLHKGVQYLMKQGKIDVFEGYGRILGPSIFSPMPGTISVEMNNGSENEMLIPKNVVIATGSRPRTLPGLEIDGEFVMTSDEALQLESLPSSIIIVGGGVIGIEWASMLSDFGVEVTVIEYADRIIPTEDKEISKEMQRLMKKKGITVITSAKVLSETLVKDNGVTISAKVKGTVKEFKAEKLLVSVGRQANVQGIGLENTDIQVEKGVIVTNEYFQTKESHIYAIGDCIGGLQLAHVASHEGITAVEHIAGKNPSPLNYNLISRCIYSSPEAASVGITEDQAIENGHKVKVGKFSFRVIGKALVFGESDGFVKIIADSETDDILGVHMIGPHVTDMISEAGLAMVLDAVPWEIGHTIHPHPTLSEAIGEAALAVDGHAIHA; from the coding sequence GTGGCACAAGAATATGATGTTGTCATACTCGGCGGCGGTACAGGCGGTTATGTAGCCGCGATCCGCGCCTCACAGCTAGGCTTAAAAACGGCAATTGTAGAAAAAGGGAAGCTCGGTGGAACTTGCCTCCATCAAGGCTGTATTCCAAGTAAAGCGCTTCTTAGAAGTGCCGAGGTATTTGCCACAGCTAAACGCAGCGAAGACTTTGGTGTTATTACCGGTGAGGTTGCTGTAAATTTTGGGAAAGTTCAGGATCGAAAAAATAAAATAATCGACACACTTCATAAGGGCGTCCAATATTTAATGAAACAAGGAAAAATTGACGTTTTTGAAGGGTATGGCCGCATCCTCGGCCCATCCATTTTTTCACCTATGCCTGGAACGATTTCTGTTGAAATGAATAATGGTTCCGAAAATGAAATGCTTATCCCAAAAAATGTGGTCATTGCTACCGGCTCAAGGCCAAGAACACTGCCGGGACTTGAAATTGATGGGGAATTTGTCATGACCTCTGATGAAGCATTGCAGCTTGAAAGTCTTCCAAGTTCCATCATCATTGTTGGCGGTGGTGTAATTGGAATCGAGTGGGCCTCCATGTTGTCGGATTTTGGTGTGGAAGTAACGGTAATTGAATATGCTGATCGAATTATCCCTACTGAGGATAAAGAAATCTCAAAAGAAATGCAGCGTTTAATGAAAAAGAAAGGAATCACTGTCATTACAAGTGCTAAAGTTCTGTCAGAAACACTCGTAAAAGACAATGGAGTAACCATTTCCGCAAAAGTAAAAGGCACAGTAAAAGAATTTAAGGCAGAAAAACTGCTTGTTTCTGTTGGCCGCCAAGCAAATGTCCAAGGAATTGGTCTAGAAAATACAGATATTCAAGTAGAAAAAGGAGTTATTGTAACAAATGAGTATTTCCAAACGAAAGAATCACATATTTATGCAATTGGTGATTGTATCGGCGGATTGCAATTGGCGCATGTCGCTTCTCATGAAGGGATCACGGCAGTCGAGCATATTGCCGGAAAGAACCCCTCTCCGCTCAATTACAATCTGATTTCTAGATGTATTTATAGTAGTCCGGAAGCAGCAAGCGTTGGTATAACAGAAGATCAAGCGATAGAAAACGGACATAAAGTGAAGGTTGGAAAGTTCTCATTTAGGGTAATTGGCAAAGCGCTTGTTTTCGGTGAATCTGATGGCTTTGTGAAAATAATTGCCGATTCAGAAACTGATGATATTTTAGGTGTCCATATGATTGGTCCCCATGTTACGGATATGATATCAGAGGCAGGTCTTGCCATGGTATTAGACGCTGTTCCTTGGGAAATCGGTCATACCATACATCCGCATCCAACCTTATCAGAGGCCATTGGCGAAGCTGCATTAGCAGTTGACGGACACGCCATACATGCCTAA
- the buk gene encoding butyrate kinase: protein MPDLEYRILVINPGSTSTKIGVFDNEISILEKTIRHEADTINSFANIIDQYEFRKNTILETLDKEGINISKLNAVCGRGGLLRPIEGGTYAVNDLMLTDLRSGYSGQHASNLGGIIAYEIAAGLNIPAFIVDPVVVDELAPIARISGFHLIERKSIFHALNQKAVARRIAKELGKKYNELNLIVTHMGGGITVGVHKQGRVIDVNNGLHGDGPFSPERAGTVPAGDLIAICYSGEYYREEIMKMLVGQGGLVGYLGTNDAVEVEKRISAGDEQAKLIYDAMAYQVAKEIGAASAVLSGKVDAIVLTGGLAYGKEFVKTISDRINWIADVIVHPGENELQALAEGALRVLRGEEEVKEYPGQFNKVKI from the coding sequence GTGCCAGATCTAGAATATCGAATTCTCGTTATCAACCCTGGATCAACATCTACAAAAATAGGAGTATTCGATAATGAAATTTCCATATTAGAAAAAACTATTCGACATGAAGCAGATACCATCAATTCATTTGCCAATATTATTGATCAATATGAATTTAGAAAAAACACCATTTTGGAAACACTGGATAAAGAAGGAATCAACATTTCCAAGTTAAATGCAGTCTGCGGGCGAGGCGGACTTTTAAGGCCAATTGAAGGGGGAACATATGCGGTTAATGATTTGATGTTAACTGATTTACGCAGCGGTTATTCCGGTCAGCATGCTTCCAATCTTGGTGGCATTATTGCTTATGAAATTGCTGCGGGTTTAAATATTCCCGCTTTTATCGTCGATCCTGTTGTGGTGGATGAATTGGCGCCGATAGCCAGAATTTCTGGGTTTCATCTGATCGAAAGAAAGAGTATCTTTCATGCCTTAAATCAAAAGGCTGTGGCAAGAAGAATTGCGAAAGAATTAGGGAAAAAATACAATGAACTTAATTTAATTGTTACCCATATGGGCGGCGGGATTACAGTGGGGGTCCATAAACAGGGCAGAGTGATTGATGTCAATAATGGTCTTCATGGAGATGGGCCGTTTAGTCCGGAGCGTGCTGGTACTGTTCCAGCTGGGGATTTAATTGCCATATGTTATTCAGGTGAATATTATCGTGAGGAAATTATGAAAATGCTTGTCGGCCAGGGAGGACTAGTTGGATATCTAGGGACAAATGATGCAGTCGAAGTAGAAAAAAGAATTAGTGCAGGCGATGAACAGGCAAAGCTTATTTATGATGCAATGGCATATCAAGTAGCAAAGGAAATTGGTGCAGCAAGTGCTGTGCTTTCAGGTAAAGTTGATGCTATAGTGTTAACTGGAGGTCTTGCTTACGGTAAAGAGTTTGTAAAGACTATTTCCGATCGAATTAATTGGATTGCTGATGTTATTGTACATCCTGGCGAAAATGAACTTCAAGCATTGGCTGAGGGGGCACTAAGGGTTCTTCGCGGTGAAGAAGAGGTAAAAGAATATCCGGGTCAATTTAATAAAGTTAAAATATAA
- the bcd gene encoding branched-chain amino acid dehydrogenase, translating into MELFTYLEKYDYEQLVFCQDKQSGLKAIIAIHDTTLGPALGGTRMWTYASEEAAIEDALRLARGMTYKNAAAGLNLGGGKTVIIGDPRKDKNEEMFRAFGRYIQGLNGRYITAEDVGTTVADMDIIHEETDFVTGISPAFGSSGNPSPVTAYGVYRGMKAAAKEAFGSDSLEGKVVAVQGVGNVAYTLCRYLHEEGAQLIVTDINREAVKRAVEEFGAIAVDPDEIYGVECDIYAPCALGATINDDTIPQLKAKVIAGSANNQLKDTRHGDTIHEMGIVYAPDYVINAGGVINVADELYGYNHDRAMKKVEQIYSSIEKIIDISKRDGIPTYVAADRMAEERIAKVSNSRSQFLRNEHHILSHRLNR; encoded by the coding sequence ATGGAACTTTTCACATACTTAGAAAAATATGATTATGAACAATTGGTATTTTGTCAGGATAAACAATCCGGATTAAAGGCGATTATTGCGATTCATGATACAACGCTTGGCCCAGCATTAGGCGGCACACGCATGTGGACATATGCTTCCGAAGAAGCTGCAATCGAAGATGCGCTTCGACTTGCCAGAGGTATGACTTATAAAAACGCCGCTGCTGGTTTAAATCTTGGCGGTGGAAAGACGGTTATCATCGGCGACCCGCGGAAGGATAAGAATGAAGAAATGTTCCGGGCATTCGGCCGCTATATACAAGGACTTAACGGCAGATACATTACAGCAGAGGATGTAGGCACAACTGTAGCAGATATGGATATCATCCATGAAGAAACCGACTTTGTAACCGGGATTTCCCCTGCATTCGGTTCATCAGGAAATCCATCTCCAGTAACTGCCTACGGGGTATATAGGGGAATGAAAGCTGCCGCAAAAGAAGCTTTTGGTTCTGATTCCTTAGAAGGTAAAGTAGTTGCAGTACAAGGTGTCGGCAATGTTGCTTACACACTTTGCCGTTATCTGCATGAAGAAGGTGCCCAGCTTATTGTCACTGATATTAACCGTGAAGCAGTGAAACGGGCAGTTGAAGAATTTGGTGCAATAGCTGTTGATCCGGATGAAATTTATGGTGTGGAATGTGATATTTATGCTCCTTGTGCACTAGGTGCAACCATTAATGATGACACCATTCCACAGCTGAAAGCAAAAGTCATTGCTGGTTCGGCAAATAATCAATTAAAAGATACACGCCATGGCGATACCATTCACGAAATGGGAATCGTTTATGCTCCGGATTATGTTATTAATGCAGGCGGCGTAATCAATGTTGCAGATGAATTATACGGCTACAATCATGACCGTGCTATGAAAAAGGTAGAGCAAATTTACAGCAGCATTGAAAAAATCATTGATATTTCAAAACGAGACGGAATTCCTACCTATGTAGCAGCAGATCGCATGGCGGAAGAGCGTATCGCAAAAGTGAGTAATTCTAGAAGCCAGTTTTTACGAAATGAGCATCACATTTTAAGCCATCGTTTAAACCGATAA